In the genome of Macellibacteroides fermentans, one region contains:
- a CDS encoding LytR/AlgR family response regulator transcription factor: MKLTCYVIDDEPLAVSLLESYVKKTPFLALEGTFNSAIHALTAISDHPVDILFLDIQMPELNGLEFSRIVGGETRIIFTTAFERYAADSYKVNALDYLLKPISYPDFLTAANKALQWFEMTRKNTIQADGTAIPAKEEIESIFVKTEYKLIQIALNKILYIEGLKDYVKIYTEDDNHPVLSLMSMKTMEEMLPSKNFIRVHRSYIVQAQKIKVIERNRIVFGKAYIPISDNYKPRFMEFLSQRSLLPKGKDSL; this comes from the coding sequence ATGAAACTTACCTGTTATGTGATAGACGACGAACCTCTGGCAGTAAGTCTGCTTGAAAGTTACGTAAAGAAGACTCCTTTTCTTGCATTGGAAGGAACGTTCAACAGTGCTATTCATGCGCTTACAGCCATCTCCGACCATCCGGTGGATATCCTTTTTTTAGATATACAGATGCCCGAACTTAATGGTCTGGAGTTCTCGCGGATCGTAGGCGGAGAGACACGTATTATCTTTACCACAGCCTTTGAACGATATGCTGCGGACAGCTACAAAGTGAATGCCCTCGACTATTTATTGAAGCCTATCAGTTACCCCGATTTTCTTACAGCGGCCAACAAAGCTTTGCAATGGTTCGAAATGACACGTAAGAATACCATTCAGGCAGACGGGACTGCAATTCCAGCTAAAGAGGAGATTGAGAGTATTTTTGTAAAGACAGAATACAAGTTGATACAGATAGCCCTTAATAAAATACTGTATATTGAGGGGCTAAAAGATTATGTAAAGATATATACGGAAGACGATAACCATCCCGTCCTGTCGCTGATGAGTATGAAGACAATGGAAGAGATGCTGCCCTCAAAGAATTTTATCAGGGTACACCGTTCCTACATTGTACAGGCACAGAAAATAAAAGTCATCGAACGGAACCGCATCGTTTTTGGAAAAGCATACATTCCTATTTCAGATAATTACAAACCCCGGTTCATGGAATTTTTGAGTCAGCGTTCCCTTCTTCCAAAAGGAAAAGATTCCCTTTAG
- a CDS encoding sensor histidine kinase, with product MSEFESKRPFQWLIHCAAWGVLFGLPFFFTGREAQPVTLESYLRFVIIPFSFMIVYYVNSLMLIEKFLFTKKAWKFAASNVVLIASAMIFVHLMMQYLPNPHIGRPRPEREWQDAFLFFLGNAVLYLLVAGLSVAIKMTNSWYKVQSDKTALEKERAEAELKNLKSQLNPHFLFNTLNNIYSLISFSPERAQGAVHELSKLLRYVLYENNQHFVPLEKELDFLRNYIELMRIRLPEQVKLETRIESGEASSALIAPLLFISLIENAFKHGVSYSNPSFIHIQIMAADRYNLTCEITNSFFPKSDQDKSGSGIGLSNLRKRLELLYPGRYVLECGQEGSLFRAVLRLTLKEENV from the coding sequence ATGAGCGAATTTGAGAGTAAAAGGCCGTTTCAGTGGCTAATTCACTGTGCAGCTTGGGGAGTTTTGTTCGGCCTGCCTTTTTTCTTTACCGGAAGAGAGGCGCAGCCTGTTACGCTGGAGAGTTATCTTCGGTTCGTGATCATCCCCTTTTCATTTATGATCGTTTACTATGTAAACTCATTGATGCTGATTGAAAAGTTTTTATTCACTAAGAAAGCATGGAAGTTTGCTGCATCCAATGTGGTGCTTATTGCTTCAGCCATGATTTTTGTGCATCTTATGATGCAATACCTCCCTAATCCTCATATCGGCAGACCTCGCCCCGAGAGAGAATGGCAGGATGCTTTTCTGTTTTTTCTCGGAAATGCCGTGCTTTATCTTTTGGTTGCCGGATTAAGTGTAGCAATTAAGATGACAAACAGCTGGTATAAGGTGCAGTCCGATAAAACAGCCCTGGAAAAAGAACGGGCAGAGGCCGAACTGAAAAACCTGAAAAGTCAGCTAAACCCCCATTTCCTTTTTAATACCCTCAATAACATCTATTCGCTTATCTCCTTCAGTCCGGAACGGGCACAGGGGGCCGTACACGAGTTGAGCAAATTGCTCCGATATGTTCTTTACGAGAACAACCAACACTTTGTTCCTTTGGAAAAGGAGCTTGATTTTTTGCGTAATTACATTGAGCTGATGCGTATCCGTCTGCCGGAGCAGGTGAAACTTGAAACCCGTATTGAATCGGGAGAAGCTTCTAGTGCGCTGATTGCGCCCTTGCTTTTCATTTCACTGATAGAAAATGCTTTCAAGCATGGGGTAAGTTATAGCAATCCCTCTTTCATCCATATTCAGATTATGGCAGCAGACCGATACAATCTGACCTGCGAAATAACCAACAGTTTCTTTCCAAAAAGTGACCAGGATAAAAGCGGATCCGGAATAGGTCTGAGTAATTTAAGAAAAAGACTGGAGTTGCTTTACCCTGGTAGGTATGTACTTGAATGCGGACAAGAAGGCAGTTTATTTCGGGCTGTATTGCGTTTAACACTTAAAGAGGAAAATGTATGA
- a CDS encoding transglutaminase domain-containing protein, translated as MQKIQLLLLVAVLLLSGCSEKHFITDDAYRSQVEKDFQEKQRLLPDGDLFAVFNESLSLKEKEALTFLYAYMPIGDLTDYEGDLYLRSVRSTFKAQQEMPWGDSIPEDIFRHFVLPIRVNNETLDESRIVFYDELKDRVKNLSLHDAILEVNHWCHEKVVYTPSDARTSSPMASVKTAYGRCGEESTFTVAALRAVGIPARQVYTPRWAHTDDNHAWVEAWVDGKWHFMGACEPEPVLDLGWFNGPAYRGMLMHTKAFGRYNGPEEVMSVTANYTEINVIDNYAPTAKAYVTVVDASGSPVEGADVEFKIYNYAEFYSVATKKTDKEGKSFLSSGKGDLFVWASKDNKFGYGKVSMGKEESITIILDKTPGYQTTFEMDIVPPVDGAIPATVTEEQKETNAKRLLDEDKIRNTYVSTFYSIEKADSLAKALGVDPLKTADYLVGSRGNWKEIEQFLIETPQEKRELALELLGVISAKDLRDTPADVLKDHLNNTPADSSSLFATYIMNPRVANEFLTPYKKVLAAGFESSFIQSVKENPQLLVKWVSDSIRLADELNAQRIPIMPLGVWKARVADTDSRNVFFVAMARSLGIPAQIEPVAGKVQYYHQNQWIDVDFTGNLQDNPKQGKVTASYKAIKSLQDPQYYSHFTIAKLGADAKLQTLNFERSGSADMGMGNSWSALLKTPLNLDEGNYMLITGTRMANGSVLTNVTFFSVVAGKTTQIDLKMRENTEEVQVIGSINAEASYRPADSDKEQTILSTTGRGYFVVAILGARQEPTNHALRDLAQFAKEYEAWGRSMVLLFPNEQQLKNFDAKEFGTLPKTITFGVDTDAKISKMLVNAMNLPNADTLPIFVIADTFGRVVFVSQGYTIGLGEQMLKVIHKL; from the coding sequence ATGCAAAAAATACAACTATTGTTACTGGTGGCAGTATTACTTCTGTCCGGATGTTCCGAAAAACACTTTATAACTGACGACGCCTACCGATCGCAGGTTGAAAAAGATTTTCAGGAAAAGCAAAGGCTATTGCCTGATGGAGATCTGTTTGCCGTTTTTAACGAATCATTGAGCTTGAAGGAAAAAGAGGCGCTAACATTCTTGTATGCTTACATGCCCATCGGAGACCTTACGGATTATGAGGGCGATCTGTACCTGCGAAGTGTACGTTCCACCTTTAAGGCTCAGCAGGAAATGCCCTGGGGCGATTCAATCCCCGAAGATATTTTTAGACATTTCGTACTCCCCATCCGTGTGAATAATGAAACGCTGGATGAAAGCCGGATTGTTTTCTATGATGAACTGAAAGACCGGGTGAAAAACCTTTCATTGCACGATGCAATCCTTGAAGTGAATCATTGGTGCCACGAAAAGGTAGTTTATACACCTTCGGATGCTAGAACTAGCTCTCCGATGGCTTCGGTAAAAACAGCCTACGGACGCTGTGGAGAAGAATCCACATTTACTGTAGCAGCCTTAAGAGCTGTGGGAATACCGGCCCGTCAGGTTTATACTCCCCGTTGGGCTCATACAGATGATAATCATGCCTGGGTTGAAGCGTGGGTGGATGGAAAATGGCATTTTATGGGTGCCTGCGAACCGGAACCGGTACTGGATCTCGGATGGTTTAACGGACCGGCTTACCGGGGAATGTTGATGCATACGAAAGCATTCGGACGTTACAATGGTCCGGAAGAGGTAATGAGCGTAACGGCCAACTATACCGAAATTAATGTGATAGACAACTATGCTCCTACGGCCAAAGCCTATGTGACTGTAGTTGATGCATCCGGAAGTCCGGTTGAAGGAGCCGATGTGGAATTTAAGATATACAATTACGCTGAATTTTATTCTGTCGCCACAAAAAAGACGGATAAAGAAGGAAAAAGCTTCTTGTCTTCTGGTAAAGGAGATTTGTTTGTGTGGGCATCGAAAGATAATAAGTTTGGATATGGAAAGGTTTCGATGGGAAAAGAGGAAAGTATTACAATTATACTTGATAAGACTCCCGGATATCAGACAACTTTCGAAATGGATATCGTTCCGCCGGTGGATGGCGCAATTCCTGCAACAGTAACGGAAGAACAGAAAGAAACGAATGCAAAACGTCTGCTTGATGAAGATAAGATCAGAAATACGTATGTGTCGACATTCTATTCCATCGAAAAGGCCGATTCACTGGCCAAAGCGTTGGGTGTAGATCCTCTTAAGACAGCCGATTATTTAGTGGGTAGCCGGGGTAACTGGAAAGAGATTGAGCAGTTCCTGATTGAAACCCCTCAGGAAAAGCGTGAGCTGGCTCTTGAACTACTGGGAGTTATTTCGGCGAAGGACCTAAGGGACACTCCTGCCGACGTATTGAAGGATCATCTGAACAATACGCCTGCTGATTCATCCTCATTATTTGCTACTTATATTATGAATCCCCGTGTGGCAAATGAATTTCTTACACCTTATAAGAAAGTTCTTGCTGCAGGATTTGAAAGTTCTTTCATTCAGTCAGTGAAAGAGAACCCTCAACTATTGGTGAAATGGGTAAGCGACAGCATCCGCCTGGCTGATGAATTGAATGCACAACGTATTCCAATCATGCCTTTAGGTGTATGGAAAGCCCGGGTAGCCGATACAGATTCCCGAAACGTATTTTTTGTTGCGATGGCCCGTTCGCTGGGGATACCGGCACAAATTGAACCTGTTGCAGGAAAAGTACAGTACTATCATCAGAATCAATGGATCGATGTAGATTTTACCGGTAATTTGCAGGATAATCCGAAACAGGGTAAAGTAACAGCTTCCTATAAAGCAATCAAATCATTACAGGATCCGCAGTACTATAGCCATTTTACCATTGCAAAGCTGGGAGCGGATGCCAAACTGCAGACTTTAAATTTCGAACGAAGCGGCAGCGCAGATATGGGAATGGGAAATTCATGGAGTGCTTTACTGAAAACGCCTCTCAATCTTGATGAAGGAAATTATATGTTGATTACAGGTACGCGTATGGCCAATGGATCTGTGCTTACAAATGTTACTTTTTTCTCTGTTGTTGCAGGAAAAACGACACAGATTGATCTTAAGATGAGGGAGAATACGGAAGAAGTACAGGTTATCGGCAGTATTAATGCAGAAGCTTCCTATCGTCCGGCAGATTCGGATAAAGAGCAGACAATCTTGTCAACAACCGGCCGGGGATACTTTGTGGTAGCTATTCTTGGGGCAAGACAGGAACCTACAAATCATGCTTTGCGTGACCTGGCCCAGTTTGCAAAGGAATATGAAGCATGGGGGCGTAGCATGGTTCTATTGTTCCCTAACGAACAGCAATTGAAAAATTTCGATGCCAAGGAATTCGGTACTTTACCCAAGACAATCACCTTTGGAGTCGATACAGATGCCAAGATTTCGAAAATGCTTGTAAATGCTATGAATCTGCCAAATGCAGATACGTTGCCTATATTTGTGATTGCCGATACATTCGGCCGGGTAGTTTTTGTTTCGCAGGGATATACGATTGGACTGGGAGAACAAATGCTGAAAGTTATACATAAATTGTAG
- a CDS encoding 3'-5' exonuclease gives MERFAAIDFETANGQRSSVCSVGIVLVENGEITDSIYSLIRPRPNFYTRWTTAIHGLSSADTLDADDFPVVWEGIAPQLEGIPLVAHNSPFDEGCLKAVHSLYGMSYPDYTFYCTCRLSRRQYPSLVNHQLHTVSAHCGYNLANHHHALADAEACAKIALKLMEEKGVSRLCDLLIR, from the coding sequence ATGGAACGATTTGCAGCGATAGATTTTGAAACAGCCAATGGTCAGCGAAGCAGTGTCTGTAGCGTGGGGATTGTGTTGGTTGAAAACGGAGAGATTACAGATTCTATATACAGCCTGATTCGTCCTCGTCCCAATTTCTATACCCGGTGGACAACCGCTATCCATGGATTATCGTCGGCTGACACTCTTGATGCTGATGATTTTCCGGTTGTTTGGGAAGGTATTGCTCCGCAACTGGAAGGAATACCGCTTGTTGCCCATAACAGTCCGTTTGACGAAGGTTGTCTTAAGGCTGTACATTCTTTATACGGAATGAGTTACCCGGATTATACATTTTATTGTACCTGCAGACTATCCAGACGCCAATATCCCTCATTGGTAAATCACCAGCTTCACACCGTTTCGGCTCATTGCGGATATAACCTGGCGAACCATCACCATGCCCTAGCCGATGCCGAAGCATGTGCAAAGATTGCCTTAAAGCTTATGGAAGAAAAAGGGGTGTCCCGTTTGTGCGATTTGTTAATAAGATAG
- a CDS encoding ABC transporter permease, whose translation MNYTNLLKIALRALANNKMRGFLTMLGIIIGVASVITMLAIGQGSKKSIQSQISEMGSNMIMIQPGADMRGGVRQDASAMETLKLADYEAVKNETRYVSAVSPTVNSSGQLIYGAKNYPSSVYGINEDYLSIRKYSIEEGDMFSEQDILSSAKVCVIGKTIVDNLFTGGESPVGKVIRFNKIPFKVVGVLKSKGYNSMGMDQDNLMLAPYTTVQKRVLAITHLQGITASALKEEYTEQAIAEIEDLLRRNHKLQLTDDDDFNIRSQQELSSMLTTTTDLMTVLLACVAGISLLVGGIGIMNIMYVSVTERTKEIGLRMSIGAKGRDILAQFLIEAVLISVTGGLIGVIFGVGSSLVVNILFRFPISIQAWSVALSFLVCTITGVFFGWYPARKASDLDPIEAIRYE comes from the coding sequence ATGAACTATACAAACCTGCTGAAGATTGCTCTCCGGGCATTGGCTAACAATAAAATGAGAGGGTTCCTTACCATGTTGGGTATTATTATCGGAGTAGCTTCGGTAATCACGATGCTTGCAATCGGTCAGGGATCCAAAAAAAGTATTCAGAGTCAGATATCGGAGATGGGATCCAATATGATCATGATTCAACCCGGGGCAGATATGCGTGGCGGTGTACGTCAGGATGCATCTGCCATGGAGACGTTGAAACTTGCAGATTATGAGGCTGTCAAAAATGAAACCCGCTATGTGAGTGCTGTCTCTCCTACGGTGAACAGCAGCGGACAACTTATTTACGGAGCCAAAAATTATCCATCCAGTGTATATGGGATCAATGAAGATTACCTGAGCATTCGTAAATATTCGATCGAAGAAGGTGATATGTTCAGCGAGCAAGATATATTGTCGTCGGCCAAGGTCTGTGTGATAGGTAAAACAATTGTCGACAACCTATTCACCGGAGGAGAGAGCCCTGTAGGCAAGGTGATCCGGTTTAATAAAATTCCGTTTAAAGTGGTTGGAGTTCTTAAGTCGAAAGGATACAACAGTATGGGAATGGACCAGGACAACCTGATGTTGGCTCCCTATACAACCGTTCAAAAGAGAGTCTTGGCAATTACGCACCTGCAAGGTATAACGGCGTCGGCATTGAAAGAAGAGTATACCGAACAAGCGATTGCGGAAATTGAAGATCTGCTCCGCCGCAATCATAAGTTACAATTGACGGACGACGACGATTTCAATATCCGGTCGCAGCAGGAGTTAAGCAGCATGCTTACTACTACGACCGACCTGATGACTGTTTTGCTGGCTTGTGTTGCAGGAATTTCGCTTTTAGTTGGAGGAATTGGGATTATGAATATTATGTATGTTTCGGTAACGGAGCGGACCAAGGAGATTGGACTTCGCATGAGTATCGGAGCCAAAGGACGTGATATTTTAGCTCAATTCCTGATCGAAGCCGTACTCATAAGTGTTACTGGTGGGCTCATCGGTGTTATTTTTGGCGTAGGATCTTCTCTGGTTGTCAATATTCTTTTCCGATTTCCCATATCCATACAGGCATGGTCGGTTGCTCTGTCTTTTCTGGTATGTACAATTACCGGTGTATTTTTTGGATGGTATCCGGCACGTAAAGCATCAGATCTTGATCCGATTGAGGCCATTCGATATGAGTAG
- a CDS encoding TolC family protein encodes MKQYMLILLSLLISVPFGTQAQEKPTQWTLKGCLDYALEHNIQVKKSKIALEETKVDTKTAKAQLFPSLTASVTQGLVNYPSNEVATHTSYSGNYTLNANLKLFDGGKRTTAIKQQQLQTQMQELGIEQSEDDIEIAITQTYLQVLYAYEAVRINENTVEVSAAQRDRSAELLKAGSISRTDMAQMESQLSTDKYQLVVAQTNLENYKLQLKQLLELNINEEIFLQIPQLSSEDVLSPLPDKQTVYQTSLSVMPQIKSSRMNISVAELEKKKAKAGYLPSLSLNAGLGTGHLSGTDYSFGSQMWNKFNQSIGVTLSIPIFSNRENKSAVEKAQLAYESSQLDFLNAEKELLKTVEGVYLDAISSQNQYTSAIERLKSVEESYKLTEEQFYLGMKNTLELLTEKTNLLTAQQEVLQSKYMSILSIQLLNFYQKKPIDINY; translated from the coding sequence ATGAAACAATACATGCTTATTCTTTTATCCCTGTTGATTAGTGTTCCATTTGGAACACAGGCACAGGAGAAACCAACCCAATGGACACTCAAAGGCTGTCTTGATTATGCATTGGAGCATAATATTCAAGTAAAGAAAAGTAAGATCGCGCTTGAAGAGACTAAAGTGGATACCAAAACAGCCAAAGCCCAGCTTTTTCCGTCTCTTACAGCATCGGTAACACAGGGACTGGTTAATTATCCTTCAAATGAAGTGGCAACACATACCTCTTATTCGGGGAATTATACCCTGAATGCAAACCTGAAACTTTTTGATGGAGGCAAACGAACCACTGCGATCAAACAACAGCAGCTCCAAACCCAGATGCAGGAACTGGGTATTGAACAGAGTGAAGATGATATTGAGATTGCAATTACTCAAACCTATTTACAGGTTTTATATGCGTACGAAGCAGTCCGGATAAACGAGAATACGGTTGAAGTCTCGGCGGCGCAACGGGATCGTTCTGCCGAATTGCTGAAGGCCGGCTCAATTTCGCGTACAGACATGGCACAGATGGAATCGCAGCTTAGTACGGACAAATACCAGCTTGTTGTAGCCCAGACTAACCTGGAAAATTATAAACTGCAATTGAAGCAATTGCTGGAATTAAATATCAACGAGGAGATTTTTTTACAGATCCCCCAGTTAAGTTCGGAAGATGTACTTAGTCCCCTTCCCGATAAGCAGACTGTTTATCAAACCTCCCTGAGTGTGATGCCACAGATAAAAAGCAGCCGTATGAATATTTCCGTTGCCGAATTGGAAAAGAAAAAAGCCAAAGCAGGATACCTGCCGTCTTTATCCCTAAATGCCGGTTTAGGAACCGGTCATCTTTCCGGCACGGATTACTCCTTCGGAAGTCAGATGTGGAACAAATTCAACCAAAGTATAGGAGTTACATTGAGTATCCCTATTTTTTCCAACCGCGAAAATAAATCGGCAGTCGAAAAGGCCCAGTTGGCATACGAAAGCAGTCAGCTTGACTTCCTAAATGCTGAAAAGGAGCTGTTAAAGACTGTCGAGGGAGTCTACCTGGATGCAATTTCTTCTCAAAATCAGTATACCTCGGCGATTGAACGACTTAAATCTGTTGAAGAAAGTTATAAACTCACAGAGGAGCAGTTTTATCTGGGAATGAAAAATACATTGGAGCTGCTTACGGAAAAGACCAATTTACTTACAGCTCAGCAAGAAGTGTTGCAGAGCAAGTATATGTCTATACTGAGTATTCAGCTGTTGAACTTCTACCAGAAGAAACCGATTGATATAAATTATTAA
- a CDS encoding ABC transporter ATP-binding protein, which yields MKKEIIRLDNIKRDFQVGEETVHALRGVSFSISEGEFVTIMGTSGSGKSTLLNMLGCLDTPTSGDYYLDGVSVRKMGKNERASLRNRKIGFVFQSYNLLPKTTAIENVELPLMYNPAYSAVARKNKSIQALEAVGLGDRLHHKSNQMSGGQMQRVAIARALVNDPVIILADEATGNLDTRTSYEILVLFQELHKMGRTIIFVTHNPEIARYCSRNILLRDGHVVEDRINPTILSAREALDKLPKNED from the coding sequence ATGAAAAAGGAAATAATAAGATTAGATAACATCAAGCGAGATTTTCAGGTAGGAGAGGAGACGGTTCATGCCCTTCGCGGAGTCTCATTTTCAATCTCGGAAGGCGAATTTGTAACGATCATGGGAACAAGCGGTTCCGGTAAATCGACACTGCTCAACATGCTTGGATGTTTAGATACCCCAACATCCGGCGACTATTACCTGGATGGTGTTTCGGTCCGGAAAATGGGCAAGAATGAAAGAGCTTCACTTCGAAACCGGAAAATCGGATTTGTATTTCAAAGTTACAATCTGTTGCCTAAAACAACTGCCATCGAGAATGTGGAATTGCCATTGATGTATAATCCGGCCTATTCGGCTGTTGCCAGGAAAAATAAATCTATCCAGGCACTGGAAGCTGTCGGCTTAGGCGACCGTTTGCATCATAAAAGCAATCAGATGTCGGGAGGCCAGATGCAACGGGTTGCCATTGCAAGGGCGTTGGTGAATGATCCGGTAATCATCTTAGCGGATGAGGCTACGGGAAATCTTGATACAAGGACATCCTACGAAATATTGGTGTTGTTTCAGGAACTTCACAAGATGGGGCGTACCATTATTTTTGTGACACACAATCCGGAGATAGCCCGATACTGTTCCAGAAACATTTTACTCCGGGACGGACATGTGGTAGAAGATCGCATCAATCCTACCATTCTTTCGGCCAGGGAGGCTTTGGATAAATTACCAAAAAATGAAGATTAA
- a CDS encoding dicarboxylate/amino acid:cation symporter gives MKKIKITLLAKVVIAIAAGVLFGQFLPAGIARFFVTFNSLFGNFLSFTIPLIIVGLVTPAIGDLGKGAGKLLAITALIAYLSTIMSGFFTYFSSAAVFPSIIPVSSSLSAVENPENFLLLPYFKVAMPPLMDVMTALLLSFTIGLGLSAINGTTLKNGFRDFREIITKLIEVVIIPLLPLHIFGIFLNMTVSGQVFSIITMFVKIIAFIFVLHVVLLIVQFCIAGAIGKKNPFKLLKTMLPAYATALGTQSSAATIPVTLAQTIKNGVRENIAVFTVPLCATIHMSGSTMKITACAMAIMYMSGLPVQFTEIGAFILMLAITMVAAPGVPGGAIMAALGLLQSMLGFNETLQALMIALYIAMDSFGTACNVTGDGAIAVIMDKIAGEKR, from the coding sequence ATGAAAAAAATTAAAATCACACTACTTGCCAAAGTTGTAATCGCTATTGCTGCGGGTGTACTATTCGGCCAGTTTTTACCGGCTGGCATCGCCCGGTTCTTTGTTACCTTTAATTCGCTTTTTGGAAACTTTTTGAGTTTTACCATCCCTCTGATTATCGTAGGTCTGGTTACTCCTGCCATAGGAGATTTGGGGAAAGGTGCCGGTAAATTGCTTGCTATTACCGCACTGATTGCCTACTTATCCACAATTATGTCGGGCTTTTTCACCTATTTCAGCAGTGCGGCTGTTTTCCCTTCCATTATTCCGGTGTCGTCGAGCCTAAGTGCTGTTGAGAATCCGGAAAACTTTCTGCTGCTTCCCTATTTCAAGGTGGCCATGCCTCCGCTTATGGATGTGATGACGGCTCTTTTATTATCATTTACCATCGGATTGGGACTGTCGGCCATCAACGGGACAACGCTGAAAAACGGTTTTAGAGATTTCAGGGAGATTATCACCAAGCTGATAGAGGTGGTTATAATTCCGCTTTTACCTTTGCATATTTTTGGTATATTCCTGAATATGACTGTTAGTGGGCAGGTATTCAGTATCATTACGATGTTTGTAAAGATTATTGCATTCATCTTTGTGCTTCACGTCGTACTGCTGATTGTTCAATTTTGTATTGCCGGTGCAATCGGAAAGAAGAATCCCTTCAAGCTGTTGAAAACTATGCTGCCGGCTTATGCTACGGCATTAGGTACACAATCGTCGGCAGCAACTATACCTGTCACTTTGGCTCAGACCATCAAAAATGGAGTCCGCGAAAATATTGCCGTATTTACAGTTCCCCTTTGCGCAACCATTCATATGTCTGGTAGCACCATGAAAATAACTGCCTGCGCCATGGCAATAATGTACATGAGCGGACTTCCAGTCCAATTTACTGAAATCGGTGCTTTTATACTAATGTTGGCTATCACCATGGTAGCTGCACCGGGCGTACCGGGTGGTGCAATCATGGCTGCATTAGGATTGCTTCAAAGTATGCTTGGCTTTAATGAGACATTACAAGCATTGATGATTGCGTTGTACATAGCCATGGACAGTTTCGGTACTGCCTGCAACGTAACGGGAGATGGAGCCATCGCTGTTATAATGGATAAAATTGCAGGAGAAAAGCGATAG
- a CDS encoding FKBP-type peptidyl-prolyl cis-trans isomerase yields the protein MKKYWHILLVMFCFVLSASSCSDDNEEVIDEAWKLKNEEAFNAKAFEAGYNRIESQGKEGSIYYKVLKAGTGKQPLYTSTVKVYYKGSLVDGTKFDQKLFEDGSPFTTLVAGQTILGWTVALQHMHVGDKWEVWIPQELGYGKTGQGEIPAYSTLIFEMELVEISAM from the coding sequence ATGAAAAAATATTGGCACATACTTCTTGTGATGTTCTGCTTTGTCTTATCGGCTTCGTCATGTAGTGATGACAACGAAGAGGTTATTGATGAGGCCTGGAAGCTCAAGAACGAAGAGGCTTTTAATGCGAAGGCATTTGAGGCGGGCTATAACCGTATCGAATCTCAGGGAAAGGAAGGCAGTATCTACTATAAAGTTCTAAAAGCAGGAACTGGTAAACAGCCTTTGTACACAAGTACGGTGAAAGTGTACTACAAAGGATCGCTGGTTGATGGTACTAAGTTCGACCAAAAGCTATTTGAAGACGGCTCTCCTTTCACGACACTTGTTGCCGGACAGACTATCCTGGGATGGACGGTGGCTCTGCAACATATGCATGTGGGTGATAAATGGGAGGTTTGGATTCCGCAGGAATTAGGATACGGAAAAACTGGACAAGGAGAAATTCCGGCTTATTCGACATTGATTTTTGAAATGGAACTTGTTGAGATTTCAGCAATGTAA